A region of Chitinophaga horti DNA encodes the following proteins:
- a CDS encoding SusC/RagA family TonB-linked outer membrane protein, translating into MKLTFILMTAFLLQLHANTYSQSVSISVRNVPLKQVFSEIEKQTGFTVFYNRDVLDNTRPVTVSVQNLPLRNFLDVSLAGQPVDYIIKDNFILLKEKKATSVTTAPVAQQAIQGMLKDERGQPVPNASVLLVPSRRVATTNAAGWFSFNDVSPGEYTLEISHVSFQRMTHKVTVGNAPITVTINMRVTQLQLEGVTVSTGYQRIDKKQITGSATVVTAKELQQSPALNIMERLEGMVPGVVFDVRTNTIKMRTPNSYSTLGAERMPLIVIDGFPALENTLVSNPSTGIGRTDRSTNNSVINNINPNDIESISFLKDAAAAAIWGSRAANGVIVIETKKGKQGTPSVSLSTAVSVSQPADLSNLNVMSAKDYIEFEQELFDKNFFADPFTHWRNQGVSRAQEIMFQAKRGQITTAERDAMLAQLGQRDNKKQLRDVMLQNAVTQQYGLSVSGGAGNADYYISGNYANDRPVFKANGTETYFANMRVNNRFFRNKLTMSVNIAQNYSKSEVNNAAVTSISTGLQGLRPYEDIFDQKYNMFSKAVTDSFTRMGYFPWSYNAVDELNASTTTYRKNSSRINVMLTGKVTDWLDLEASGTYQRNGTTVDELARENAYSTKHLVNEGTSREANGRLTYGVPKGAILKTSNTLMQDYTMRFGFNFHKQFGDDHNVGLVAGNEFREAKGEGYTQTFYGYDLMASNSAVVNPTTPYKTYLSTPTVAQTRTLGFSDNIINRPITRYLSYYAAGNYDFKRRYFLSGSLRFDDYTELGLERRNRAKPFWSAGVKWDLTQESFMDAITPINYAAVRFTVGTAGKVPSNGIPLSLYNYSGIDQNSTLPYGSISLPGNPDLRWETSRTFNTGLDLRMLQQRLQFTFDVYQRRSNGILVSMNVNPTLGWTNLTYNTGNMKSNGFELAVSGEVIRTRDWKWTPSFNIAHTSTNVSDDRFGTQFVTSPTYAGQISGYPVDRMFAYRWAGLDDKGQAQIYNAKGEIISSLAPKPITFDDLVYVGNSQARTTGGLTQTVSYKKFTLVARIAYYLGYKIMYDPIDSRSLPTGSQASGYLSAAKGMVNRWRQPGDEARTDIIGISNINFNSVNWFAQSDINVIDGDNIRFQQLSLSYAVGNIGTFIKNVNVGITAANLGLIWKKNDVGVDPQYIFTSHYSSLRPAPNYNFSLNVNF; encoded by the coding sequence ATGAAGCTTACCTTCATTTTGATGACGGCATTTCTTTTACAATTGCATGCCAACACTTATTCGCAATCTGTTTCTATCAGCGTACGTAATGTGCCATTGAAACAAGTTTTTTCTGAGATAGAAAAGCAGACAGGGTTCACTGTTTTCTACAACCGTGATGTGCTGGACAATACACGCCCGGTAACGGTTTCCGTACAGAACTTACCGCTAAGGAATTTCCTGGACGTAAGCCTGGCTGGCCAACCTGTGGATTATATCATAAAAGATAATTTCATCCTGTTAAAGGAGAAGAAGGCAACAAGCGTAACCACGGCTCCCGTTGCCCAGCAGGCGATACAGGGGATGTTGAAAGACGAACGCGGACAACCGGTGCCCAATGCGTCGGTATTGCTGGTGCCCTCCCGCAGGGTGGCGACTACCAATGCGGCTGGTTGGTTTTCTTTCAATGATGTATCACCGGGTGAATACACTTTAGAAATATCGCACGTGAGCTTTCAGCGCATGACGCATAAAGTAACCGTGGGTAATGCGCCTATTACCGTGACGATCAATATGCGTGTAACGCAGTTGCAGCTGGAAGGGGTTACGGTGAGTACCGGTTACCAGCGCATTGATAAAAAACAGATTACCGGTTCCGCCACGGTCGTTACAGCGAAGGAACTTCAACAAAGTCCGGCGTTGAACATCATGGAACGCCTGGAAGGCATGGTGCCCGGCGTAGTATTCGATGTACGCACGAACACGATCAAAATGAGAACACCTAACAGTTATTCTACATTAGGCGCCGAAAGGATGCCACTGATCGTGATCGATGGTTTCCCTGCGCTGGAGAATACACTCGTCAGCAATCCATCTACCGGTATTGGTCGTACGGACAGGTCTACCAACAATTCTGTCATTAATAATATCAACCCGAACGATATCGAAAGCATTTCTTTCCTGAAAGATGCCGCAGCGGCAGCCATCTGGGGTTCCCGGGCAGCAAATGGCGTTATCGTCATCGAAACGAAAAAGGGTAAACAAGGTACGCCATCGGTGAGCCTTTCTACCGCCGTGAGCGTGTCGCAGCCTGCTGATCTCAGCAACCTGAACGTGATGAGCGCGAAGGACTATATCGAGTTTGAACAGGAGTTGTTCGACAAAAACTTCTTTGCCGATCCTTTTACCCACTGGCGTAACCAGGGTGTAAGCCGCGCACAGGAAATCATGTTCCAGGCGAAGAGAGGACAAATTACCACTGCGGAACGCGATGCCATGCTGGCTCAACTGGGACAGCGTGATAACAAAAAGCAGCTGCGTGATGTCATGCTGCAGAACGCTGTTACGCAACAATACGGACTGTCCGTATCGGGCGGCGCAGGTAATGCGGATTACTACATTTCCGGTAACTACGCCAATGATCGCCCGGTTTTTAAAGCCAACGGCACAGAAACCTATTTCGCGAACATGCGGGTGAATAACCGCTTCTTCCGGAATAAACTCACCATGTCGGTAAACATCGCACAAAATTATTCTAAAAGCGAAGTGAATAATGCCGCCGTAACCTCTATCAGTACTGGTTTGCAGGGCCTTCGTCCATATGAAGATATTTTCGATCAGAAGTATAATATGTTCTCGAAAGCAGTGACCGACAGCTTTACGCGTATGGGCTATTTCCCATGGTCGTACAATGCAGTGGATGAGCTGAATGCGAGCACCACCACTTATCGTAAAAACAGCAGCCGTATCAACGTGATGCTTACCGGTAAAGTAACCGATTGGCTCGATCTTGAAGCTTCCGGTACATACCAGCGCAACGGTACAACTGTTGATGAACTGGCGCGCGAAAACGCGTACAGCACTAAACACCTGGTAAATGAAGGTACTTCCCGCGAAGCAAATGGCCGCCTGACTTATGGTGTGCCTAAAGGCGCTATCCTGAAAACGAGTAATACGCTCATGCAGGATTACACCATGCGTTTCGGATTCAATTTCCACAAGCAATTTGGTGATGATCATAACGTGGGCCTCGTAGCTGGTAACGAATTCCGCGAAGCAAAAGGCGAGGGCTATACGCAAACGTTTTATGGTTACGACCTGATGGCGAGTAACTCGGCCGTGGTAAACCCGACGACGCCTTATAAAACGTATTTGTCTACACCTACAGTGGCGCAAACCAGGACATTGGGTTTTAGTGATAACATCATCAACCGCCCGATTACCCGTTACCTGTCGTACTACGCTGCCGGTAACTATGATTTCAAACGCCGTTACTTCCTGTCTGGTAGCCTTCGTTTCGATGACTATACAGAACTGGGACTCGAGAGGAGAAACCGTGCAAAACCTTTCTGGTCGGCAGGTGTGAAGTGGGACCTTACGCAGGAATCATTTATGGACGCTATCACACCGATCAACTACGCGGCGGTTAGGTTCACGGTGGGTACCGCTGGTAAAGTGCCTAGCAATGGTATCCCATTATCCCTGTATAACTATTCCGGTATCGACCAAAACAGTACGTTGCCTTACGGCTCTATCAGTCTCCCGGGCAACCCTGATCTGCGTTGGGAAACTTCCCGTACGTTCAACACAGGCCTCGACCTGCGTATGCTGCAGCAGCGGCTGCAGTTTACGTTCGATGTGTACCAGCGCCGTTCCAATGGTATCCTGGTGAGCATGAACGTGAACCCTACGTTGGGCTGGACGAACCTCACGTACAATACAGGTAACATGAAGAGCAACGGTTTTGAGCTGGCAGTGAGTGGCGAAGTGATTCGCACGAGGGATTGGAAATGGACGCCGTCATTCAACATCGCACATACTTCGACAAATGTGTCTGACGATCGCTTCGGTACACAGTTCGTAACCTCGCCTACTTATGCAGGACAAATCTCCGGTTACCCGGTAGACAGGATGTTTGCTTATCGTTGGGCTGGTCTGGATGATAAAGGTCAGGCGCAGATCTATAATGCAAAAGGTGAGATCATCAGTTCTCTGGCTCCTAAGCCTATCACCTTTGATGATCTGGTATATGTAGGAAATTCACAGGCGCGTACAACGGGCGGTTTAACCCAAACCGTTAGCTATAAGAAATTCACTCTTGTAGCCAGAATTGCTTATTACTTAGGTTATAAAATCATGTACGACCCGATCGATTCAAGAAGCCTGCCTACCGGCTCACAGGCCAGCGGCTATCTGAGTGCAGCGAAAGGTATGGTGAACCGTTGGCGCCAGCCGGGCGATGAAGCGCGTACGGACATTATTGGTATCAGCAATATCAACTTCAACTCTGTGAACTGGTTTGCGCAATCAGATATCAACGTGATCGATGGCGACAATATCCGTTTCCAGCAGTTAAGTCTGAGCTACGCGGTGGGCAATATCGGCACCTTTATAAAGAATGTGAATGTGGGAATAACCGCGGCAAATCTCGGCCTGATCTGGAAAAAGAATGATGTGGGTGTAGATCCGCAGTACATCTTTACCAGCCATTACAGCAGCCTGCGTCCGGCGCCGAATTACAACTTTTCCCTCAACGTTAATTTCTAA
- a CDS encoding RagB/SusD family nutrient uptake outer membrane protein — translation MRKSFLIYTFGALMLVAAGCRKYVEIDQPGRRVLKLTADFDALLNNTFIMNNGYTLPLLMNDDMDIADPILQQRITNTNRMAYTWSENLYGDLNDADWDRYYKMIYTANQITDAVMESEGGTEDQKRAIHAEARMFRAAAYLDLVNIYAKHYNEATAATDLGVPMLLKAQFEGVDMRRATVKAVYTQIVKDLVEAIPFLPSQPFRNNEGSQMGAYGLLTRAHLYMGAYDDARRYADSALARNNQLLNLAPFVSGAFYPTKQNNPEYLFARGINTSFSHFTMSASLQALFTPQDLRWRVYTVDGGSYPISPVFTGRGYFRQRLVLVGDHVGGLQIGPDVPEMMVTKAECLARAGKTQEAVDVLNELRKSRFLPADYQLLTAATPDDALRLSLEERRKEMMWNGTRWFDQKRLNLEARFAQTMTRVYLGETYTLAPNSNRYVFPISTKYIQMNPEIEQNPR, via the coding sequence ATGAGAAAATCATTTTTGATATATACTTTCGGTGCCCTGATGCTGGTTGCAGCAGGTTGCCGTAAATACGTGGAGATCGATCAGCCCGGAAGACGAGTGCTGAAGCTGACCGCTGACTTTGATGCGTTGCTGAACAACACATTTATCATGAACAACGGCTATACCTTACCGCTGCTGATGAATGATGATATGGACATCGCCGATCCGATACTGCAACAACGTATCACCAACACCAACCGCATGGCTTACACCTGGTCCGAAAACCTTTACGGGGATTTGAACGATGCGGATTGGGACCGTTATTACAAGATGATCTATACCGCCAACCAGATCACCGATGCGGTAATGGAAAGCGAAGGTGGAACGGAAGATCAGAAGCGGGCTATTCATGCCGAAGCGCGTATGTTTCGGGCCGCCGCTTACCTGGATCTGGTGAACATTTATGCTAAACATTATAACGAAGCAACGGCTGCCACAGATCTCGGTGTGCCTATGCTGCTGAAAGCTCAATTCGAGGGCGTAGACATGCGACGCGCCACTGTAAAAGCCGTATACACACAAATCGTAAAAGATCTGGTGGAAGCAATACCGTTTTTGCCGTCGCAACCATTCCGCAACAACGAGGGGTCACAAATGGGAGCTTATGGTTTGTTGACGCGTGCTCATTTGTATATGGGAGCATACGATGATGCCCGCCGCTATGCAGATAGCGCACTGGCGCGTAACAACCAGTTGTTAAATCTGGCCCCATTCGTCAGCGGTGCATTCTATCCCACTAAGCAGAATAACCCGGAATATTTGTTTGCCAGGGGTATCAATACCAGCTTTTCCCACTTTACGATGAGTGCCTCATTGCAGGCATTGTTTACGCCACAAGACCTCCGCTGGCGGGTATACACCGTAGACGGTGGAAGCTATCCTATATCACCTGTATTTACAGGTAGAGGATATTTTCGTCAGCGCCTGGTGTTAGTAGGCGATCACGTAGGTGGTTTGCAGATCGGTCCGGATGTACCTGAGATGATGGTGACTAAAGCGGAATGCCTGGCACGCGCCGGCAAAACGCAGGAAGCTGTAGACGTTCTCAATGAGTTGCGGAAAAGCCGCTTCCTGCCAGCCGACTACCAGTTGCTGACAGCCGCCACGCCGGACGATGCACTACGTTTATCCCTTGAGGAAAGAAGAAAGGAAATGATGTGGAATGGTACCCGCTGGTTCGATCAAAAACGCCTGAACCTGGAAGCGCGCTTCGCACAAACGATGACGCGTGTTTACCTCGGTGAAACGTATACATTGGCGCCAAATTCCAACCGCTATGTATTCCCTATCTCCACTAAATACATTCAAATGAATCCTGAGATCGAACAGAATCCCAGGTAA
- a CDS encoding zinc-dependent metalloprotease has translation MLTRKLPLFALLTACAIMGADSSASAQKRKKKKGQTTVAAPAAKPAADSTRKNQPPKVKKYSEVITKDMETRKGFLTIHKKDEKYFFEVPFTLFRRDIMTVNRVSKASVDMRNGASGLVGDQIGESVYRFEKGPGDRMFLRRISYTEYTKDSTSDMAKSVTLNNVQAIAMAFPIAAYNNDSTAAVIDVTDFLNSDNNILYFENDKLKQRAGMGAQQNDRSYIESVRIYPTNLEVRAVKTYAAGMNPTHSNYTVELNASLVLLPEVPMRPRIMDERVGYFTKSHRDFDVHPQSVKVVSYAVRWRLEPKPEDVQRYLKGELVEPQKPIIFHIDPATPKKWVPYLIAGINDWNKAFEQAGFKNAIIGLEAPTNEQDSTWSLDDARNSAIIYRPSAIANAMGPNVNDPRSGEILESHIFWYHNVMSMLQKWYLVQCATSDPRARKPVIDDALMGELIRFVSSHEVGHTLGLRHNFGSSSTVPVEKLRDKQWLAKYGHTPSIMDYARFNYVAQPEDNIGTEGLYPRINDYDKWAIEWGYRWRPEYKDEWEEQKALARIVSDSLKNNHRLWFGGEMEPDDPRSQNEDLGDDAMKASEYGIKNLKRIVPQLVNWTKIPQEGFKELEATYSEVLGQYGRYLGHVTKNIGGIYNTYKVAADPGPVFVPVEYEKQKRAMKFLNDYFFQTPEWLNNRDIFERLPYSFGMEFAKMQEEGIDLLVSRRRMSHLMDPVYNKSARQYTLEEFFRDMDKGILTEVYAGKNVDFYRRNLQKLYVLRLIQQAFTQDSKGMISMGTYNVAGSDMQGIMRDALRQQQQLFKRQMKNMALDKVTRIHLTEMHDRIEKSFDAKN, from the coding sequence ATGCTTACAAGAAAATTGCCGCTGTTCGCATTGCTCACCGCATGTGCGATCATGGGAGCAGACAGCTCTGCAAGCGCGCAGAAACGGAAAAAGAAAAAAGGACAGACCACTGTTGCCGCTCCTGCCGCCAAACCTGCTGCAGACAGCACCCGCAAGAATCAGCCGCCAAAGGTGAAGAAGTATAGTGAGGTGATCACCAAGGATATGGAAACGCGTAAGGGCTTTCTCACCATCCATAAGAAGGACGAAAAGTACTTTTTTGAGGTGCCTTTTACACTGTTTCGTCGCGATATCATGACGGTGAACAGGGTGTCAAAAGCGTCTGTGGACATGCGTAACGGAGCCTCCGGCCTCGTGGGTGACCAGATTGGCGAGTCGGTGTACCGCTTTGAAAAAGGCCCCGGCGACCGCATGTTCCTGCGTCGTATTTCTTATACCGAATACACAAAGGATTCTACTTCGGATATGGCGAAAAGTGTAACGTTGAACAACGTGCAGGCCATCGCCATGGCATTTCCGATTGCTGCTTATAATAACGATTCCACCGCTGCGGTGATTGATGTGACTGACTTTTTGAACAGCGATAACAACATTCTTTATTTCGAGAATGATAAGCTGAAACAGCGGGCTGGTATGGGCGCGCAGCAGAACGATCGCAGCTACATCGAGTCTGTAAGAATTTACCCTACCAACCTGGAAGTGAGGGCGGTTAAAACGTATGCTGCCGGCATGAATCCTACGCACAGCAACTACACCGTGGAGCTGAACGCTTCGCTGGTATTGCTGCCAGAAGTGCCGATGCGCCCGCGTATTATGGACGAGCGTGTAGGCTATTTTACGAAGTCGCACCGTGACTTTGATGTTCATCCGCAAAGTGTAAAGGTGGTTAGTTACGCCGTTCGCTGGAGGCTGGAGCCCAAGCCGGAAGACGTGCAACGTTACCTGAAAGGCGAATTGGTAGAACCACAAAAGCCGATAATTTTTCATATTGATCCGGCAACACCTAAGAAATGGGTGCCTTATCTGATCGCTGGTATTAACGACTGGAACAAGGCTTTTGAACAGGCAGGTTTCAAGAATGCCATCATCGGCCTCGAAGCGCCAACCAATGAACAGGACAGCACCTGGAGCCTGGATGATGCGCGTAACTCCGCGATCATCTACCGTCCGTCTGCGATCGCGAACGCCATGGGACCAAACGTAAACGACCCGCGCAGCGGCGAGATCCTCGAAAGCCACATCTTCTGGTACCATAACGTAATGTCTATGTTACAGAAATGGTACCTGGTACAGTGTGCTACTTCCGACCCGCGCGCCCGCAAACCCGTTATTGACGACGCCCTGATGGGCGAGTTGATCCGTTTTGTGTCATCGCATGAAGTAGGCCACACCCTTGGTCTGCGCCACAACTTCGGCTCCAGCTCCACCGTTCCGGTAGAGAAACTGCGCGATAAACAATGGCTCGCTAAATATGGTCACACGCCATCTATCATGGACTATGCCCGTTTCAACTACGTAGCGCAACCGGAAGATAATATTGGCACCGAAGGGCTCTACCCACGTATCAACGACTACGACAAGTGGGCGATCGAGTGGGGATATCGCTGGAGGCCTGAATACAAAGATGAATGGGAAGAGCAGAAAGCGCTGGCCCGCATCGTTTCAGACAGCCTGAAAAACAACCACCGCTTATGGTTTGGTGGTGAAATGGAGCCAGATGATCCGCGTAGCCAGAACGAGGACCTGGGCGATGACGCCATGAAAGCGAGTGAATACGGTATCAAAAACCTGAAAAGGATTGTTCCGCAACTCGTAAACTGGACCAAAATCCCGCAGGAAGGCTTCAAGGAGCTGGAAGCCACTTACTCTGAAGTACTGGGACAGTACGGCCGTTACCTTGGTCACGTGACCAAAAACATCGGTGGCATTTATAATACTTATAAAGTGGCCGCCGATCCGGGCCCCGTATTTGTGCCGGTGGAATATGAGAAGCAGAAACGTGCCATGAAATTCCTGAACGACTACTTCTTTCAAACACCTGAATGGCTTAATAACCGCGATATATTTGAACGTTTGCCTTACTCGTTCGGTATGGAGTTCGCCAAAATGCAGGAAGAAGGAATTGACCTCCTGGTCAGCCGCAGGCGTATGAGCCACCTGATGGACCCAGTGTATAACAAGTCTGCCAGACAATACACCCTGGAAGAGTTTTTCCGGGATATGGACAAAGGCATACTTACAGAAGTATATGCAGGTAAAAACGTGGACTTCTACCGCAGGAACCTGCAGAAACTCTACGTGCTGCGCCTGATACAACAGGCCTTCACACAGGATTCAAAAGGAATGATCAGCATGGGCACTTACAATGTGGCCGGTTCCGACATGCAGGGCATTATGCGTGATGCATTAAGGCAGCAGCAGCAATTGTTCAAACGCCAGATGAAGAATATGGCTTTGGATAAAGTAACCCGTATTCACCTTACGGAAATGCACGACAGGATAGAAAAGAGTTTTGACGCGAAGAATTAG
- a CDS encoding ornithine cyclodeaminase family protein translates to MLHISDNDIQRALNCPDLIQTLRATFSGDFTMPLRHHHFYNDNTLILMPSWTHEYMGIKQVIVAPANKEAGLPSIHALYTLLNARTGEPLAIMNASLLTSVRTACTSALAADYLAHHEAATLLIVGTGKVARYMAPAHASVRKYRKIMLWGRNEAKAHELQALLGDPVEVVTNLEEAVREADVISCSTMAETPIIKGAWLREGQHLDMVGSYKPNTREADDEAIMKSSIFVDSRAGALHECGELAIPLKNNIIEAADVEADIVELCSGKHPGRKDAREITFFKSAGLAIEDLAAALLVYRQLHQA, encoded by the coding sequence ATGCTGCACATTTCCGACAACGATATTCAACGGGCGCTCAACTGCCCCGACCTGATACAGACTTTAAGAGCGACATTCTCCGGCGACTTTACCATGCCGTTGAGGCATCACCACTTCTACAACGACAATACGCTCATCCTCATGCCCTCCTGGACGCACGAGTACATGGGCATTAAACAGGTGATCGTCGCCCCGGCGAACAAAGAAGCGGGGCTGCCGAGCATCCATGCACTGTATACGCTGCTCAACGCCCGTACCGGTGAGCCGCTCGCCATCATGAACGCCTCCCTGCTCACGTCCGTCCGCACGGCCTGTACTTCTGCGCTGGCAGCAGATTACCTGGCGCATCACGAAGCCGCTACCCTCCTGATCGTCGGCACTGGCAAAGTGGCCCGCTATATGGCGCCGGCACATGCGAGTGTACGCAAGTACCGGAAGATTATGTTATGGGGCCGTAATGAGGCGAAAGCGCATGAATTACAGGCGTTACTGGGCGATCCTGTAGAAGTGGTGACGAACCTGGAAGAAGCGGTGCGTGAGGCGGATGTGATATCCTGCTCCACTATGGCAGAAACGCCGATTATCAAAGGGGCCTGGCTGCGCGAGGGGCAACACCTCGACATGGTAGGATCTTACAAACCAAATACGCGCGAGGCAGACGATGAGGCGATCATGAAATCGTCGATATTCGTGGATTCGAGGGCGGGCGCGCTGCATGAATGTGGGGAGCTGGCCATCCCGCTGAAAAATAATATTATTGAAGCAGCAGATGTGGAGGCAGATATCGTGGAGCTTTGTTCGGGCAAACATCCCGGCAGAAAGGATGCAAGAGAGATCACGTTTTTTAAATCGGCCGGACTGGCGATCGAAGACCTGGCGGCGGCGCTGCTGGTGTACAGGCAACTTCATCAGGCTTAA
- a CDS encoding dihydrofolate reductase family protein: protein MRTVTFGMNISLDGYCDHNLFSPDEEVMEYFTSTMDGVDLYFFGRVMYELMFPYWDDVAKDQSGSPSENEFARRFSAIDRVVVSRSLEVNDPKARVIRSNPVEELSKLKQQPGKNISVDSVSMLPDFIAAGLIDEFKLVVHPGLAGNGRLLLPPGSLTEKLDLKLTEKIHFKSGSVALHYVKQ, encoded by the coding sequence ATGAGAACTGTAACTTTTGGCATGAATATAAGCCTCGACGGCTACTGCGACCACAACCTCTTCAGCCCCGATGAAGAAGTGATGGAATACTTTACCAGCACGATGGATGGAGTAGACCTGTATTTTTTCGGGCGCGTGATGTACGAGCTGATGTTTCCTTACTGGGATGATGTGGCGAAAGACCAATCCGGCTCACCGTCGGAAAATGAGTTTGCCCGCAGGTTTAGTGCGATCGACAGGGTAGTGGTGTCGCGGTCACTGGAAGTGAACGACCCGAAAGCACGTGTCATCCGTAGCAACCCCGTTGAGGAATTATCTAAACTAAAGCAGCAGCCCGGTAAAAATATATCGGTAGATAGTGTGAGCATGCTCCCCGACTTCATAGCGGCAGGCCTTATCGACGAGTTTAAGCTCGTCGTGCATCCGGGGCTGGCAGGTAACGGAAGGCTGTTATTACCGCCGGGAAGTCTTACCGAAAAGCTGGACTTGAAGCTCACGGAAAAGATACATTTCAAGTCCGGAAGTGTGGCCCTGCACTATGTAAAACAGTGA
- a CDS encoding calcium:proton antiporter yields the protein MRLLKQWTTITPILAWVLFFTGLVYDSSLFQIIASVLLIGSVMAAVHHSEVIAHRVGEPYGTIILAVAITVIEVSIIISLMVAGGDEAASLARDTILSATMLILNGIVGLCLFLGGLKFREQIFTKHSATIALVSLIAIVILTLVFPTFTTSVQGPYYSTPQLVFVSIACLVIYSFFLLAQTRRHREYFLAEDGVNDAHAIVITNKQMIVSLVFLLLSLGIVVLLAKTLSPTIERIVIGYHLPKTLVGVIIAAVILLPEGIAAINAARKNKLQTSLNLALGSALASIGLTIPCVSIVSTLYGMNIILGLDIKSMILLGLSVFTVMLSLASGRTNIVYGAVLLVNLAAFIFLIIHP from the coding sequence ATGAGATTATTAAAACAATGGACGACTATTACACCGATACTGGCCTGGGTCTTATTTTTCACAGGATTGGTCTACGACAGTAGCCTTTTTCAGATCATTGCAAGTGTATTATTGATTGGCAGCGTGATGGCTGCGGTGCATCATTCTGAAGTAATTGCACACCGGGTGGGGGAGCCGTATGGTACCATTATCCTTGCCGTGGCGATTACCGTAATTGAAGTATCCATTATTATTTCCCTGATGGTGGCTGGCGGTGATGAAGCGGCCTCACTGGCGCGCGATACCATCTTATCTGCGACCATGTTGATCCTTAACGGCATTGTCGGGCTTTGCTTGTTTTTAGGCGGCCTGAAATTCCGGGAACAGATCTTCACTAAACATTCAGCCACCATCGCACTTGTTTCGCTGATCGCTATCGTGATTCTCACCCTCGTTTTTCCTACGTTTACCACGAGCGTCCAGGGGCCCTATTACTCGACGCCACAGCTTGTTTTCGTATCCATCGCCTGCCTGGTGATCTATTCCTTTTTCCTGCTGGCGCAAACCCGCAGGCATCGTGAGTATTTTCTGGCGGAAGATGGAGTTAACGATGCGCATGCGATCGTTATTACGAATAAGCAGATGATCGTGAGCCTGGTATTTTTGTTACTTAGTTTAGGCATCGTGGTATTACTGGCCAAAACACTGTCACCCACGATCGAACGCATCGTAATCGGCTACCATCTTCCGAAAACATTAGTGGGGGTGATTATCGCCGCTGTGATATTACTACCGGAGGGCATTGCAGCTATCAACGCGGCCCGCAAAAACAAACTGCAAACAAGTTTGAACCTGGCTTTAGGATCGGCATTGGCAAGTATCGGGCTCACCATTCCCTGCGTCTCGATCGTGAGTACGTTATATGGCATGAATATCATTTTGGGGCTTGATATTAAGTCGATGATACTGCTCGGACTTTCCGTATTTACGGTGATGCTGTCGCTCGCCAGCGGGAGGACCAATATCGTCTACGGGGCTGTGTTGCTGGTGAACCTCGCGGCGTTTATATTTTTGATTATTCATCCCTGA
- a CDS encoding SDR family oxidoreductase, with amino-acid sequence MAKTIFITGTSSGLGKLTAKHFAQQGWNVVATMRSPEKETELTQYPNIRIFPLDVTSPAQAKEAVEQAIAAFGKIDVVVNNAGMGAYGALELAKETDIDWQFAVNTRGPINVIRAFLPHFRANGGGLFINISSFMGVTTAVPLGSLYNMSKFALEGLTEGLYYELKPLGIELRLVEQGGSTGNNFRENIAWSNESDIKAYDDLTSKLKSLMSTRDTSQLSAPQDIVDVIDSLATRKSNQFRTVVGDMGKSLMVMRNSMPIEQYLETIAGNF; translated from the coding sequence ATGGCAAAGACAATATTCATTACCGGCACCAGTTCCGGTTTAGGGAAACTTACCGCAAAACACTTCGCACAACAGGGCTGGAACGTGGTGGCGACCATGCGTAGCCCGGAGAAAGAAACAGAACTCACCCAATACCCCAACATCCGCATCTTTCCCCTGGACGTTACCTCTCCAGCACAAGCCAAGGAGGCCGTTGAGCAGGCCATAGCAGCTTTCGGGAAGATAGACGTTGTCGTAAACAATGCCGGCATGGGCGCCTACGGCGCGCTGGAACTCGCGAAAGAAACAGATATAGACTGGCAATTCGCCGTAAACACAAGAGGCCCTATCAACGTGATCCGCGCCTTCCTGCCCCACTTCCGCGCCAATGGCGGCGGGCTTTTCATCAACATCAGTTCCTTCATGGGCGTTACCACCGCTGTGCCCCTTGGTTCGTTATACAACATGTCCAAGTTTGCGCTCGAAGGTTTAACCGAAGGTCTTTATTATGAACTGAAACCATTGGGTATAGAATTGAGATTGGTCGAGCAGGGTGGTTCTACGGGTAACAACTTCCGGGAGAACATTGCCTGGAGTAATGAGTCAGACATCAAGGCGTACGACGATCTTACCTCCAAACTCAAAAGCCTCATGTCCACCCGGGACACCAGCCAGTTATCCGCCCCGCAGGACATCGTGGATGTGATTGACAGTCTGGCCACCCGCAAGAGCAACCAGTTCAGGACCGTCGTAGGCGATATGGGCAAGTCATTGATGGTGATGCGGAACAGCATGCCTATAGAGCAATACCTGGAGACGATTGCCGGGAATTTTTGA